In one window of Rhodoglobus vestalii DNA:
- a CDS encoding nucleotidyl transferase AbiEii/AbiGii toxin family protein, translating into MTPEQTFTALQRIARQQGRAVQELLTLYVLEQFLARLGESTFADSFVLKGGVLLAGYGLRRPTRDVDMQAIDFVLNEEHCREVAAAVARADADDGVVFEAVPIRIEQIRDEEEYSGIRVHIRAHLHSARIAVKLDISTGDPMFPEAQRVTMPRILGGEFTLMGYALETVIAEKAVTILQRGVTSTRWRDYMDLRSLSRSRSFEATILLKAIEEVAKYRGVILSAPSVSLSGHDEIAQQKWAAWRTKSDVEDITLAVLKDQLTEVSTFLDPIFLNTVDSAAAWDPTSQAWI; encoded by the coding sequence ATGACCCCGGAGCAGACTTTTACTGCGCTGCAACGCATCGCCCGACAACAGGGGCGCGCTGTGCAGGAACTTCTTACCCTCTACGTGCTCGAGCAGTTTTTGGCGCGTCTGGGGGAGTCCACCTTCGCCGATTCGTTCGTGCTGAAGGGCGGGGTTTTGCTGGCTGGCTACGGTCTTCGGCGGCCGACGCGAGATGTTGACATGCAAGCAATCGACTTCGTGCTCAACGAGGAACACTGCCGGGAGGTGGCCGCCGCGGTAGCGCGGGCTGATGCGGACGACGGTGTCGTGTTCGAGGCGGTCCCGATTCGCATTGAGCAGATTCGTGACGAAGAGGAGTATTCGGGTATCAGGGTGCATATTCGAGCCCACCTTCACAGTGCGCGGATAGCGGTGAAGCTCGACATCAGCACAGGCGACCCGATGTTTCCCGAAGCGCAGCGGGTGACGATGCCGCGCATCCTTGGCGGCGAGTTCACACTGATGGGATATGCGCTCGAAACCGTTATTGCGGAGAAGGCGGTCACTATCTTGCAACGTGGAGTTACGAGCACGCGCTGGCGTGACTACATGGACCTGCGGTCGCTGTCCCGTAGTCGGAGCTTCGAGGCGACCATATTGCTTAAGGCGATCGAGGAAGTGGCGAAGTACCGCGGCGTCATACTGTCAGCCCCTTCTGTCTCACTGAGCGGTCACGATGAAATTGCGCAGCAGAAGTGGGCCGCGTGGCGCACGAAGTCGGATGTTGAGGACATCACCCTAGCCGTCCTCAAAGATCAGCTCACTGAGGTCTCGACATTCCTCGACCCAATTTTCCTGAACACAGTCGATTCTGCGGCAGCGTGGGACCCAACTTCACAAGCCTGGATCTGA
- a CDS encoding type IV toxin-antitoxin system AbiEi family antitoxin domain-containing protein — translation MSTTSLPTRAFSQSEARRAGIDSRQLYRLLDRQQIERISRGLYRRTDLPVADLDLAEIAGRRPDATICLESALARHELIDAIPTRTDIAIPRGQRPAKTQAAVEWHVFDRPTFEIGRTLLATGDEGQSVGLYSAERSIVDAFRLRGTVGYETGIEALRNWLKLPASQPAKLFAIAQSLPRAVGPLRTALEILA, via the coding sequence ATGTCAACTACGAGCCTGCCGACGCGAGCGTTTTCGCAGTCTGAGGCGCGCCGCGCGGGGATCGACTCGCGCCAGCTCTATCGGTTGCTTGACAGGCAGCAGATTGAGCGGATCAGTCGCGGACTGTATCGGCGCACTGATCTACCGGTTGCCGATCTTGATCTGGCTGAGATTGCCGGGAGGCGTCCTGATGCGACTATCTGCTTGGAGTCGGCACTTGCACGCCACGAGTTGATTGATGCAATTCCGACTCGGACTGACATCGCGATCCCCCGGGGCCAGCGGCCTGCGAAGACTCAGGCTGCGGTTGAGTGGCATGTGTTTGACCGGCCCACGTTCGAGATTGGTCGCACTCTGCTTGCGACAGGGGACGAAGGTCAGAGCGTCGGACTCTATTCGGCTGAGCGTTCGATCGTCGACGCGTTCAGGCTGCGAGGCACTGTCGGATACGAGACCGGCATCGAGGCGCTGCGCAATTGGTTGAAGCTCCCAGCATCCCAACCCGCCAAGCTATTCGCTATTGCGCAGTCCCTGCCCCGAGCGGTCGGCCCGCTACGAACCGCCCTGGAGATACTGGCATGA